The following proteins are co-located in the Shouchella hunanensis genome:
- the iolB gene encoding 5-deoxy-glucuronate isomerase — MAKLLRKPKRNPLSKGVCIVHDVKEGNTPLEYVGFSVIDLDKGAVFEEMLTDQECCAVILTGKATVTAGEQTFESLGTRETVFEKVPTDSVYITKEETYRIQGETDTRVALCYAPGLTKRPNRLLSAKDIQPEHRGIKMNQRSVHNILPDSLDVADSLLVVEVYTESGNFSSYPPHKHDQDNLPYESLLEETYYHEQDPPQGFVFQRVYTDDRSLDESMAVENEDVVLVPAGYHPVGVPDGYTSYYLNVMAGPKRIWKFHNDPAHEWILDREDS; from the coding sequence ATGGCTAAATTATTACGGAAACCAAAACGAAACCCTTTATCGAAAGGAGTATGCATCGTTCATGATGTAAAAGAGGGAAACACCCCTCTAGAATATGTAGGTTTTTCTGTTATTGACTTAGATAAAGGTGCGGTTTTTGAAGAAATGTTAACAGATCAAGAGTGCTGTGCAGTGATTTTAACTGGAAAAGCCACAGTGACAGCAGGTGAGCAGACGTTTGAATCTCTTGGAACAAGAGAAACTGTATTTGAAAAAGTACCAACAGATAGTGTCTATATTACAAAAGAAGAAACGTATCGTATACAAGGAGAGACGGATACGCGGGTTGCGCTATGTTATGCGCCTGGGCTGACAAAACGTCCTAACCGTTTGCTTTCTGCTAAAGATATTCAACCAGAGCATAGAGGAATAAAAATGAATCAACGGTCTGTGCATAATATATTGCCTGATTCACTAGATGTGGCGGACTCGTTATTGGTTGTTGAAGTGTATACAGAGAGTGGGAACTTTTCGAGTTATCCTCCACACAAGCATGACCAAGACAATTTACCGTATGAGTCGCTTTTAGAAGAAACGTACTACCATGAACAAGATCCACCTCAAGGCTTTGTGTTCCAACGTGTCTATACGGATGATCGTAGTCTTGATGAAAGCATGGCCGTTGAAAATGAAGATGTTGTACTCGTACCAGCAGGCTATCACCCAGTTGGGGTTCCAGATGGCTATACTTCGTATTATTTAAATGTAATGGCAGGTCCTAAACGGATATGGAAATTTCATAATGATCCAGCACATGAATGGATCTTAGATCGTGAGGATTCATAA
- the iolC gene encoding 5-dehydro-2-deoxygluconokinase: MTMTFSTDKRFDLIAVGRACIDLNATEYNRPMEETMTFSKYVGGSPANIAIGSSKLGLKTGFIGKVSDDQHGRFIQSYMEKVGVDTSQMVKDTEGHKSGLTFTEIKSPKECSILMYRTDVADLNLRPEDVSEGYIAQAKILLISGTALAKSPSREAVFQAVDYAKRQNVPIVFELDYRPYTWQSEEETSVYYKWAAEQSTIVIGTRDEYNILENSEGNSDEQTAKALLSSRAELVIIKHGVDGSIAFEDDGTITHAKAYPSNVLKTFGAGDSYASAFLYALLNGNSVREALQFGGASAAIVVSKHSSSEAMPTVEEIKALLAQHEQSV, translated from the coding sequence ATGACAATGACGTTTTCAACAGATAAACGATTTGACTTAATTGCAGTTGGGCGCGCGTGTATCGATTTAAATGCAACAGAGTACAATCGTCCGATGGAAGAAACAATGACGTTCTCGAAGTATGTTGGTGGGTCACCTGCAAATATTGCCATCGGTTCATCAAAACTAGGGTTAAAGACGGGGTTTATTGGAAAAGTGTCTGACGATCAACACGGTCGTTTTATTCAATCCTATATGGAAAAAGTCGGCGTCGACACTTCACAGATGGTGAAAGATACAGAGGGCCATAAGTCAGGATTAACGTTTACGGAAATTAAAAGCCCTAAAGAGTGTAGTATTCTAATGTATCGTACCGATGTCGCGGATTTAAACCTTCGTCCAGAAGACGTATCAGAAGGGTATATCGCTCAAGCAAAAATACTTCTTATTTCTGGAACGGCACTGGCTAAGAGTCCGTCCCGAGAAGCGGTTTTTCAAGCAGTTGATTATGCAAAACGACAAAATGTTCCGATTGTCTTTGAATTAGATTACCGTCCCTATACGTGGCAATCAGAGGAGGAAACGTCCGTCTATTATAAATGGGCAGCTGAACAGTCTACTATTGTCATTGGTACCCGGGATGAATACAACATTCTTGAGAATTCTGAAGGCAACTCTGATGAGCAAACAGCAAAAGCGCTTCTTTCATCACGAGCTGAGCTGGTTATCATCAAGCATGGTGTAGACGGTTCTATTGCATTCGAAGATGATGGCACGATTACCCATGCAAAGGCATACCCTTCGAATGTGTTGAAAACATTTGGAGCAGGAGATTCTTATGCATCTGCATTCCTTTACGCATTATTGAATGGAAACTCTGTCAGAGAGGCGTTGCAGTTTGGTGGTGCATCCGCAGCAATCGTTGTAAGCAAGCATAGCTCTTCAGAAGCAATGCCTACGGTTGAGGAAATTAAAGCACTCTTGGCACAGCACGAGCAGAGTGTGTAA
- the iolD gene encoding 3D-(3,5/4)-trihydroxycyclohexane-1,2-dione acylhydrolase (decyclizing) — protein MAETIRLTTGQALVKFLNNQFISVDGKEAHFVEGIFNIFGHGNVLGIGQALEQDAGHLKVIQGKNEQGMAHAAIAYSKQMLRKKIYAVTTSVGPGAANLVAAAGTALANNIPVLLLPADTFATRQPDPVLQQFEQEYSAAITTNDALKPVSRYWDRVVRPEQLMSSLLRAFEVMTDPAKAGPATICIAQDVEGEAYDYPTSFFEKRVHYVDRYEPTSRELNQAVQLIRKSRKPLIIIGGGAKYSEAREELVAFSETYRIPMVETQAGKSTVESNHPFNLGGVGVTGTKPANLAAKEADLVIGVGTRYTDFTSSSKTAFSFNNASFLNINISRMHAYKMDAVQVVADARVTLSILFGELTGYRSKHISIDSWKHEWLQERERLSSISFDREVFKPEIEGQFSQQLLNEYADTLDTEFPQTTALTALNKALSKDAVIVCAAGSLPGDLQRLWDTETPNTYHLEYGYSCMGYEIAGGFGAKLAEPEKEVYSLVGDGSFLMMHSEFVTAIQYGYKLNVVLFDNAGFGCISNLQMDHGSGSHGCEFRTHRGDIMNIDYAKIAEAYGAKVYRVSSVEHLQKAVEDAKCQEVSTLIEIKVLPKTMTDGYESWWNVGVAETSNVTAVQRAHQKHQTKLYAAKLY, from the coding sequence ATGGCAGAAACAATTCGTTTGACAACAGGGCAAGCACTTGTGAAATTTTTAAACAACCAATTCATTTCAGTAGATGGGAAAGAGGCGCACTTTGTTGAAGGCATATTTAACATTTTTGGTCACGGCAATGTGCTAGGAATTGGTCAAGCACTTGAACAAGACGCTGGCCATCTCAAAGTCATTCAAGGAAAAAACGAACAAGGAATGGCACATGCAGCCATCGCCTATTCAAAACAAATGCTTAGAAAGAAAATTTATGCTGTTACCACTTCTGTTGGTCCGGGAGCTGCTAACTTAGTAGCTGCGGCTGGAACGGCTTTAGCGAATAATATCCCAGTCCTGCTACTTCCAGCTGATACGTTTGCAACGCGGCAGCCTGATCCCGTCCTGCAACAGTTCGAGCAAGAATATAGTGCAGCAATTACTACAAATGATGCATTGAAACCGGTATCTCGCTACTGGGATCGTGTGGTTCGACCAGAACAACTAATGAGTAGCCTACTTCGAGCATTTGAAGTGATGACAGACCCAGCAAAAGCGGGTCCGGCCACGATTTGTATCGCCCAAGATGTCGAAGGAGAAGCGTACGATTACCCAACATCTTTTTTTGAAAAAAGAGTACATTATGTGGATCGATATGAACCTACTTCTCGTGAGCTTAATCAGGCTGTTCAATTAATACGTAAGAGCAGAAAACCTCTTATTATTATTGGGGGTGGGGCAAAGTATTCAGAAGCCCGAGAAGAGTTAGTCGCTTTTTCCGAAACATACCGAATTCCTATGGTTGAAACACAAGCCGGTAAATCGACCGTTGAAAGCAATCACCCGTTTAATTTAGGTGGTGTTGGTGTTACCGGTACAAAACCAGCGAATCTCGCAGCAAAAGAAGCGGATTTAGTCATTGGAGTAGGAACACGATACACGGATTTTACATCTTCATCCAAAACAGCTTTCTCTTTTAACAACGCATCATTCTTAAACATTAATATTAGTCGGATGCATGCATATAAGATGGACGCTGTACAAGTCGTAGCAGATGCGAGAGTAACGTTATCAATTCTTTTTGGAGAATTAACCGGCTATAGAAGTAAGCATATTTCTATCGATTCTTGGAAACATGAATGGCTTCAGGAAAGAGAGCGATTGTCGTCTATCTCATTTGATCGTGAAGTGTTTAAACCTGAAATTGAGGGACAGTTTTCGCAACAATTATTAAATGAGTATGCAGATACATTAGATACCGAATTTCCACAAACAACTGCTTTAACGGCACTTAATAAAGCACTATCTAAAGATGCAGTAATCGTTTGTGCTGCTGGATCTCTGCCTGGAGACCTTCAACGTTTGTGGGATACGGAAACACCAAATACATATCATCTAGAGTATGGCTACTCTTGTATGGGTTACGAAATTGCAGGAGGTTTTGGTGCGAAGTTAGCTGAACCCGAAAAAGAAGTCTATTCGCTCGTAGGTGACGGCAGTTTTCTTATGATGCATTCGGAGTTTGTAACAGCCATTCAGTATGGTTATAAATTAAATGTTGTCTTATTTGATAACGCTGGATTCGGCTGTATAAGTAATTTACAAATGGATCATGGTAGCGGTAGTCATGGTTGTGAGTTTCGCACACATAGAGGCGACATCATGAACATTGATTACGCCAAAATTGCCGAAGCATATGGCGCAAAAGTCTATCGGGTATCGTCAGTGGAACATCTTCAAAAAGCAGTGGAGGATGCAAAGTGTCAAGAGGTTTCCACTCTTATTGAAATCAAAGTTCTCCCAAAAACAATGACAGATGGGTACGAGAGCTGGTGGAATGTAGGTGTCGCAGAAACCTCAAATGTAACGGCTGTGCAGCGTGCACATCAAAAACACCAAACGAAATTATATGCAGCAAAGCTCTATTAA
- the iolE gene encoding myo-inosose-2 dehydratase, with the protein MTSKQIKWGIAPIGWRNDDMPEIGAGNTLAHLLSDVVVAKFEGTEVGGFFPEASILNKEIELRQLRIVGQWFSSYLIRDGVSATAALFHEHCAYLQEVNAEVAVVSEQTYSVQNEERNVFALNLKPILTDEEWEIVCQGVDILGGIAKTYGLKLAYHSHMGTVVQTKEEVKRLMEGTDPNLVGLLYDTGHTFIADGEYLSVLDTHCQRINHVHFKDVRKDVLTTCEQKGLTFRQSFLRGMFTVPGDGCIDFEPVFLRLVEKGYQGWIVVEAEQDPEIAHPLEYALKARQYIDSKLLKKSIGTVDS; encoded by the coding sequence TTGACCAGTAAGCAGATCAAATGGGGGATTGCGCCCATTGGTTGGCGTAATGACGATATGCCAGAAATAGGGGCAGGTAATACACTTGCCCATCTTCTCAGTGATGTAGTTGTCGCAAAATTCGAAGGAACAGAAGTTGGAGGCTTTTTTCCTGAAGCTTCTATTTTAAATAAAGAAATAGAACTTCGGCAGTTAAGAATTGTTGGTCAATGGTTTTCGAGCTATCTCATTCGTGATGGCGTAAGTGCAACGGCAGCTTTGTTTCACGAGCATTGTGCATATTTGCAGGAAGTGAATGCAGAAGTCGCTGTTGTGTCGGAACAAACTTATAGTGTTCAAAACGAAGAGCGAAACGTTTTTGCATTAAACCTTAAGCCAATTTTAACAGATGAAGAGTGGGAAATAGTATGTCAAGGCGTGGACATATTAGGTGGAATTGCTAAAACCTATGGTTTGAAACTTGCTTACCATTCTCATATGGGGACGGTTGTACAGACGAAAGAAGAGGTGAAGCGGTTAATGGAGGGGACGGATCCGAATCTTGTTGGGTTGCTGTACGATACGGGTCATACGTTTATTGCTGACGGTGAGTACTTATCCGTGTTAGACACACACTGTCAGCGAATAAACCACGTTCATTTTAAAGATGTTCGCAAAGATGTCCTGACAACATGTGAACAAAAAGGTTTAACTTTCAGACAATCATTCTTAAGAGGAATGTTCACGGTTCCAGGAGATGGTTGCATTGATTTTGAACCTGTGTTTTTACGTTTAGTAGAGAAGGGTTATCAAGGTTGGATCGTTGTTGAAGCGGAGCAAGACCCAGAAATTGCTCATCCATTGGAATACGCTTTAAAAGCAAGACAGTACATTGATAGTAAATTATTAAAGAAGAGTATTGGAACAGTCGATAGTTAA
- a CDS encoding Gfo/Idh/MocA family protein, which yields MTLKIGVIGTGAIGRDHIRRVTKSLAGAEIIAVTDVNQQAAEAVIEEFNLNATLYKDDVDLIQDSRIEAVFITSWGQAHESSVLKAIEAKKFVFCEKPLATTAEGCMRIVEAEMAYGTPLVQVGFMRRYDNGYKMLKEAIDQNTIGEPLMMHCAHRNAHVAERYSTDMAIHDTLIHEIDVLRWLINDDYVSAQVFYPRKTKHALPHLKDPQMVMLETESGVMINVEIFVNCTYGYDIQCEVVGEEGLLRLPDEAHIQVRKGGQIGKEIGMDWQERFAHAYDVEVQDFIDNVRDKGTVSGPTAWDGYIAAVTADACVKAQTSGVKEIIELAQCPDFYKKVKPAARVVY from the coding sequence ATGACGTTAAAAATAGGCGTTATTGGGACGGGCGCAATCGGTAGAGACCATATTCGCCGTGTAACAAAGAGTCTAGCTGGTGCAGAAATTATTGCGGTAACGGATGTTAATCAACAAGCGGCAGAAGCCGTCATTGAAGAATTTAATTTAAATGCAACCTTGTATAAAGATGATGTGGACTTAATTCAGGATTCAAGAATTGAAGCTGTATTTATCACAAGCTGGGGGCAAGCTCACGAGAGCAGTGTGTTAAAAGCAATCGAAGCAAAGAAATTTGTTTTTTGTGAAAAGCCGTTAGCAACAACTGCAGAAGGGTGTATGCGAATTGTAGAAGCGGAAATGGCTTATGGTACTCCTCTTGTTCAAGTAGGTTTTATGCGTCGTTATGATAACGGTTACAAAATGCTGAAAGAAGCGATTGATCAAAATACAATTGGAGAACCTTTAATGATGCATTGTGCTCACCGGAATGCTCATGTGGCTGAGCGTTATTCCACTGATATGGCAATCCACGATACATTGATTCATGAAATTGATGTGTTGCGCTGGTTAATTAATGACGACTATGTTTCAGCTCAAGTATTTTATCCTAGAAAAACGAAGCATGCATTGCCACATCTGAAAGATCCACAAATGGTGATGTTAGAAACCGAGAGTGGTGTCATGATTAACGTTGAAATTTTTGTTAACTGTACGTACGGATATGATATTCAATGTGAAGTTGTTGGTGAAGAAGGTCTTCTCCGCCTACCTGATGAAGCGCACATTCAAGTAAGAAAGGGAGGTCAAATTGGGAAAGAAATAGGAATGGATTGGCAGGAGCGTTTTGCTCACGCTTATGATGTTGAAGTGCAAGATTTTATCGATAACGTTCGTGATAAAGGCACCGTTTCTGGACCTACCGCATGGGATGGATACATTGCGGCAGTAACTGCAGATGCATGTGTGAAAGCACAAACTTCGGGTGTGAAAGAGATTATTGAACTTGCCCAATGCCCTGATTTCTATAAAAAAGTGAAGCCGGCAGCTAGAGTCGTTTACTAG
- the fba gene encoding class II fructose-1,6-bisphosphate aldolase, with protein MAFAFMKELLVEAKRNHYAIGQFNINGLQWTKAILLAAEEERSPVIAAASERMIDYLGGYRTVVSFVDSLVNELNINVPVVLHLDHGRSVQSCFKAIDAGFSSVMIDGSHLSIEENIAMTKEVSDYAVKFGVSVEAEVGTVGGTEDGVTGGVSYANVDECERLVTEANIDALAAALGSVHGRYYGEPKLGFKEMEQISKVTDIPLVLHGASGIPSHDLERAIQLGHAKVNINTECMIAWSDQLRKQLIEQPDAFEPAILLTPAIHAVQEAVQQKLKEFGSTHKAN; from the coding sequence ATGGCGTTTGCTTTCATGAAAGAGCTACTCGTAGAAGCAAAAAGAAACCACTATGCAATCGGTCAATTTAATATAAATGGATTGCAATGGACCAAAGCAATTCTTCTTGCTGCTGAGGAAGAACGATCACCTGTTATCGCAGCAGCATCAGAGAGAATGATTGATTACTTAGGTGGTTATCGTACAGTCGTTTCTTTTGTCGACTCTTTAGTCAATGAATTGAATATAAACGTTCCCGTTGTTTTGCATCTTGATCATGGTAGAAGTGTTCAATCATGTTTTAAAGCCATTGACGCTGGATTTAGTTCCGTCATGATTGATGGATCGCACCTATCTATTGAAGAAAACATTGCGATGACAAAAGAAGTTTCGGATTATGCTGTAAAGTTTGGTGTTAGCGTTGAAGCAGAAGTTGGGACGGTTGGTGGAACGGAAGATGGTGTAACTGGTGGCGTTTCATATGCGAATGTCGACGAATGCGAGCGTTTAGTTACAGAGGCGAATATTGATGCGTTAGCAGCAGCGTTAGGTTCGGTTCATGGTCGTTATTATGGAGAACCTAAGCTAGGATTTAAGGAAATGGAACAAATCTCAAAGGTAACAGATATTCCGCTTGTGCTTCATGGTGCTTCAGGCATTCCAAGTCATGATTTAGAGCGAGCCATTCAGTTAGGGCATGCCAAAGTGAATATTAATACAGAATGTATGATTGCTTGGTCTGATCAACTAAGGAAACAGTTGATTGAACAACCAGATGCATTTGAGCCTGCCATTTTATTAACCCCGGCCATTCATGCTGTTCAAGAAGCTGTACAGCAGAAGCTGAAGGAATTTGGCTCAACTCACAAAGCGAATTAG